In Bacteriovorax stolpii, a single genomic region encodes these proteins:
- the nagZ gene encoding beta-N-acetylhexosaminidase, translated as MNQLGQLVFTGLSGLTLTDEEKKFIEKEDIGGVILFSKNYESPAQLAELVNSIQVLRKEYPLFICTDHEGGRVVRFKTHFTQFPPMLEIAKLDSPKLVFEVATIMAEELLACGINLNLAPVCDIWNNDQNKVIWDRAFGTDHETVSKFISSMIRGFETNHLMSCAKHFPGHGNTLKDSHYDLPIVKKPLEEIRNEELQPFIKAVKARVDMIMMAHIIVEDIDPDLPCSLSPKAHAILRNELKYKGLILSDDMQMGAITAHRGTGEAAMMAIRAGSDLVEYRDMSEAVLGLEGLKKAQKDKTIKAADFADRLTRISEAKKAYFTEYKPIYVPDLEKKFNRKQNQLFVEDLKKKIAEKSNRA; from the coding sequence ATGAATCAACTTGGGCAACTTGTTTTTACCGGATTAAGCGGTTTAACACTGACGGATGAAGAAAAGAAATTCATTGAAAAAGAAGATATCGGTGGAGTTATTCTTTTTTCTAAAAACTACGAATCACCTGCTCAGCTTGCTGAGTTAGTTAACAGTATTCAGGTTTTAAGAAAAGAGTATCCTCTATTTATCTGCACAGACCACGAAGGTGGAAGAGTCGTCAGATTTAAAACTCACTTCACTCAGTTTCCTCCCATGCTGGAAATTGCCAAACTTGATTCACCAAAACTTGTTTTTGAAGTGGCCACAATCATGGCAGAAGAGCTACTTGCCTGTGGGATTAACCTGAACCTGGCACCGGTTTGTGATATCTGGAACAATGACCAGAACAAGGTTATCTGGGATAGAGCATTCGGAACAGATCACGAAACTGTCTCGAAATTTATCTCTTCAATGATTCGTGGATTTGAAACTAATCATTTAATGTCTTGTGCAAAACACTTCCCGGGACATGGAAACACATTAAAAGATTCTCACTACGATCTTCCAATTGTTAAAAAACCTTTAGAAGAAATTAGGAATGAAGAACTTCAACCATTCATCAAAGCAGTTAAAGCGCGCGTTGATATGATCATGATGGCACATATTATTGTTGAAGATATTGACCCTGATCTTCCATGCTCACTTTCTCCAAAAGCTCACGCGATTTTAAGAAATGAATTGAAGTATAAAGGATTGATCCTCTCAGATGATATGCAGATGGGAGCAATCACTGCTCACCGTGGAACTGGTGAAGCGGCGATGATGGCCATTAGGGCCGGAAGTGATTTAGTCGAGTATAGAGACATGTCGGAAGCTGTTTTAGGTCTTGAAGGTCTGAAAAAAGCTCAAAAGGACAAAACAATTAAAGCAGCGGACTTCGCTGATCGCTTAACGAGAATCAGTGAAGCTAAAAAAGCTTACTTTACTGAATATAAGCCGATTTATGTTCCAGACTTAGAGAAAAAATTCAACCGCAAACAAAACCAGCTTTTTGTTGAAGACCTCAAAAAGAAGATCGCAGAAAAGAGTAACAGAGCTTAA
- a CDS encoding ABC transporter permease: protein MSLQRKFTKEMKLGLGVLSLYIVWALSWFVYKYTIKGTFLKPYTPELDMKQELAMPMTKGLVLGADLLGRSLLEVLSAGLTYSLTLSMLVTIITASIGILMGYMAVKAPSWFKLGFDLAINLVFIFPSILIAIMIMAVTGQSMKGLIFAMIITGWPGYAKIARGEAKRVLSLTYVEGARAIGIGEVRMFFTIIIPAILPVMIVNMVLGISGVIISEASLGFLGLGGSPYSWGAMLSAAKTVLLEAPHIAMILSVTMAGLIIGLNLFGDGLRDYLDPNKG, encoded by the coding sequence ATGAGTCTACAAAGAAAATTTACTAAAGAAATGAAGTTGGGACTTGGAGTTCTCTCTCTATATATTGTTTGGGCCTTATCGTGGTTTGTTTATAAATACACGATTAAGGGAACTTTCCTAAAGCCTTACACTCCTGAGCTTGATATGAAGCAAGAGCTGGCAATGCCTATGACTAAAGGGCTTGTTTTAGGAGCAGACTTACTTGGTCGCTCACTACTGGAAGTTCTTTCGGCAGGATTAACATACTCGCTGACTCTCTCAATGCTGGTGACAATCATCACGGCTTCAATTGGAATCCTGATGGGGTATATGGCCGTGAAAGCACCGAGTTGGTTTAAGCTTGGTTTTGACCTGGCGATTAACTTAGTTTTTATTTTTCCGAGCATTCTGATTGCGATCATGATTATGGCCGTCACGGGTCAGTCGATGAAAGGTCTGATCTTTGCAATGATCATTACCGGGTGGCCAGGTTATGCCAAGATTGCCCGCGGTGAAGCAAAGAGGGTTTTATCGCTTACCTATGTTGAAGGAGCGCGTGCGATTGGAATTGGCGAAGTGAGAATGTTTTTTACGATTATTATTCCGGCCATTTTACCGGTAATGATCGTTAACATGGTTCTGGGAATCAGTGGTGTTATCATCAGTGAAGCTTCACTTGGTTTCTTAGGTCTTGGGGGAAGCCCTTACTCGTGGGGAGCAATGCTTTCTGCCGCAAAAACAGTTTTATTAGAAGCACCTCACATCGCGATGATTTTATCAGTGACGATGGCAGGTTTAATTATTGGTTTAAATTTATTCGGTGATGGTCTTCGCGATTATCTCGATCCAAATAAAGGTTAA
- a CDS encoding ABC transporter permease — translation MSRFIEKILYAVLTIFVALTTIFFVIRMSPGDPVETVLGQKATQEEIMKLKSQLGLDLPMSAQYKAYLIGLTKGDMGKTIFGNKDVKELLKERMKPTITLASISVTLAAIVGIFLGILAGYKKNKSFDKFSRLISLFALSFPIFSLAPLMVLLFSIKFNWFPVSEWGTLKHMFLPIVTLVIPLSAVVMRVTRNKYLEEVHSQWVMVTRSKGLNEVAILLRVLKVCLPTILNVVSIQLSVVIAGTMITETIFDIPGMGSLLFDGIQNRDYPIVQAVIVYSTLTYMVIYFVIDFVNEKLDPRTQS, via the coding sequence TTGAGTAGATTCATTGAAAAAATTCTGTACGCAGTGCTGACGATCTTCGTTGCACTGACGACAATCTTTTTTGTCATCCGTATGTCTCCGGGAGACCCTGTTGAGACGGTCCTTGGTCAAAAAGCGACTCAAGAAGAAATCATGAAATTAAAAAGCCAGCTTGGTCTGGACCTGCCGATGTCTGCTCAGTACAAGGCTTACTTAATAGGGCTTACTAAGGGAGATATGGGAAAAACAATCTTTGGAAACAAAGATGTTAAAGAGCTTTTGAAAGAAAGAATGAAGCCAACGATTACGCTGGCCTCAATTTCAGTCACGCTTGCTGCGATCGTTGGGATCTTCCTGGGGATTCTTGCCGGTTATAAAAAGAACAAAAGCTTTGATAAGTTCTCCCGTTTGATCTCTTTATTTGCTCTCTCATTTCCAATTTTCTCTCTAGCACCTTTGATGGTTCTTTTATTCTCAATTAAGTTTAACTGGTTTCCTGTTTCAGAATGGGGAACACTTAAACATATGTTCCTGCCAATCGTGACTTTAGTTATTCCTCTAAGCGCAGTTGTTATGCGCGTGACGAGAAATAAATACCTCGAAGAAGTTCACTCTCAATGGGTTATGGTAACGAGATCAAAAGGTCTTAATGAAGTCGCCATTCTTCTTCGTGTTCTGAAGGTTTGTCTTCCAACGATCCTAAACGTTGTTTCAATTCAGCTTTCAGTTGTTATCGCCGGAACAATGATTACAGAAACTATTTTTGATATTCCGGGAATGGGGTCACTCCTTTTTGATGGAATTCAAAACCGCGATTACCCAATCGTCCAGGCCGTGATTGTCTACTCAACTTTAACCTACATGGTGATCTACTTCGTTATCGATTTCGTTAACGAGAAGTTGGATCCAAGAACCCAGAGCTAG
- a CDS encoding rod shape-determining protein, giving the protein MWKMFKRALDWFSNDLAIDLGTANTLVYAKDRGIIVNEPSVVAVHQGAKGQSRVLAVGKEAKDMLGRTPGSIKAIRPVKDGVIADFEVTQAMIRYFITKSLTGSKLIKPRIVICIPFGITQVEKRAVKESAEQAGAREVYLIEEPMAAAIGAGLPITEPSGNMIVDIGGGTTEVAVISLGGIVYSKSVRVAGDKFDEAIASYIKKKYSLLIGERTAEAIKLAIGNAYPFDDEVKTYEVKGRDLIAGAPKIIEVTSDEIRDALADPVSEVVEAIKISLEKTPPELAADIVDNGIILAGGGALLANLDVLIKEKTGLPVSIAEDPLTCVVRGCGKVLESLELLRQVTIS; this is encoded by the coding sequence ATATGGAAAATGTTTAAAAGAGCTTTAGACTGGTTTTCAAATGATTTAGCTATCGACCTTGGGACAGCTAACACATTGGTTTATGCAAAAGACAGAGGGATTATCGTTAACGAACCTTCAGTAGTAGCAGTTCACCAGGGTGCAAAAGGCCAAAGTAGAGTTTTAGCTGTTGGTAAAGAAGCAAAAGATATGTTGGGAAGAACTCCTGGATCTATCAAAGCTATCAGACCAGTTAAAGACGGGGTTATCGCTGACTTCGAAGTTACTCAAGCGATGATCAGATACTTCATTACAAAATCACTTACAGGTTCAAAGCTGATTAAGCCAAGAATCGTTATCTGTATCCCGTTCGGGATCACACAAGTAGAAAAAAGAGCGGTAAAAGAATCTGCTGAACAAGCAGGGGCTCGCGAAGTTTATCTAATTGAAGAACCAATGGCAGCTGCTATCGGAGCAGGTCTTCCAATCACTGAACCATCAGGAAACATGATTGTTGATATCGGTGGTGGTACGACTGAAGTTGCGGTTATCTCGCTTGGAGGTATCGTTTACTCTAAATCAGTTCGCGTTGCTGGTGATAAATTCGATGAAGCAATCGCTTCATACATTAAGAAAAAATATTCTCTTCTAATCGGGGAAAGAACAGCTGAAGCAATCAAACTTGCTATCGGTAACGCTTATCCATTTGATGATGAAGTTAAAACTTACGAAGTAAAAGGACGCGACCTGATTGCTGGTGCTCCTAAAATTATCGAAGTAACATCTGATGAAATTCGTGATGCTCTTGCAGATCCAGTTTCTGAAGTTGTTGAAGCAATCAAAATTTCACTTGAAAAAACTCCGCCAGAACTAGCCGCTGATATCGTTGATAACGGAATCATCCTTGCTGGTGGTGGTGCTCTTCTGGCTAACCTAGACGTTCTAATCAAGGAAAAGACAGGTCTTCCGGTTTCAATCGCTGAAGATCCTTTAACTTGTGTTGTACGTGGGTGTGGAAAAGTTCTAGAGTCTCTTGAACTTCTAAGACAAGTAACAATTAGCTAA
- a CDS encoding AMP nucleosidase, which translates to MVVKKSTQKKAVQKKSPAKAKKTAKSTKKTVKAVKARAEKDIAAALDTSIETALNEDSTISQQRREVLHEISDLKEKLRHRRIHGNEDKKKIARDMLERYTGHEIKDFQKQIILTNFHYYVERFNALLPDAHYTQGSAFKASSSKKAKVTIIEFGVGSAMAALIGELLAVVEPKAVLFLGLAGGVHPSLDVGDFVLPIASVRGEGVTQHFLPEQVPALPTFKVQKFVSQILVEHGLEYRTGTIHSTDYRFWEFDDRFKLNLLEERVLAVEMETAALFVSCFVSKVNIGALLLISDCPLKEGGIKTKQSAKAVFRKFTDVHIELGIEAMADIAERGEAIRHYQW; encoded by the coding sequence ATGGTTGTTAAAAAAAGCACGCAAAAAAAAGCAGTGCAAAAAAAATCGCCTGCAAAGGCCAAAAAAACTGCTAAATCGACAAAGAAGACGGTTAAGGCCGTGAAGGCGAGAGCTGAAAAAGATATCGCAGCAGCCTTAGATACAAGTATTGAAACTGCGCTGAACGAAGATTCAACTATCAGCCAGCAAAGACGTGAAGTCCTTCACGAGATCAGTGATCTTAAAGAAAAACTTCGCCACAGAAGAATTCATGGAAATGAAGACAAAAAGAAAATCGCTCGCGACATGCTTGAGCGATACACTGGCCATGAAATCAAAGACTTTCAAAAACAGATTATTCTAACGAACTTTCACTACTACGTAGAGCGCTTCAATGCTCTTCTTCCAGATGCACACTACACTCAAGGTTCAGCGTTTAAGGCTTCTTCATCGAAGAAAGCAAAAGTAACGATTATTGAATTTGGTGTTGGTTCAGCAATGGCCGCTTTAATCGGCGAGCTTCTGGCAGTAGTAGAACCCAAAGCAGTTCTATTCCTAGGTTTAGCTGGTGGTGTTCACCCTTCTCTTGATGTTGGAGATTTCGTTCTTCCAATCGCATCAGTGAGAGGAGAAGGTGTAACTCAGCACTTTTTACCTGAGCAAGTTCCGGCCCTTCCTACGTTCAAGGTTCAGAAGTTTGTTTCACAAATTCTGGTAGAGCACGGATTAGAATACAGAACAGGAACAATTCACTCGACGGATTACCGTTTCTGGGAATTCGACGACAGATTCAAATTAAATTTATTAGAAGAAAGAGTACTGGCCGTAGAGATGGAAACTGCCGCTCTTTTCGTTTCTTGTTTTGTAAGTAAAGTTAATATTGGAGCCCTTTTACTCATCTCTGACTGCCCACTAAAAGAAGGTGGAATTAAAACTAAACAGTCAGCAAAAGCAGTCTTTAGAAAATTTACCGATGTTCACATCGAACTTGGTATTGAAGCTATGGCCGACATTGCGGAGAGAGGAGAGGCTATCCGTCACTATCAATGGTAA
- a CDS encoding ABC transporter substrate-binding protein: MKSVFVLMAFLFVTSCSGVSMITPERKVADNVDTSKLYHQDFLQKINAAKEKVRQGKNDLALKDVAAIKEEKLSNAEKATKRNLTGVINFSQKRYEAAAKSFEEASALAKDDPALDAQIYLNLGSAYYKMNQNEKALNTLSQANYKNLQDTEAKKFHQLYALLSQQLGKKEQSLSALIRSLEDKKSISELTTDPRYGQVEEQFKKLSSSERVRLLEEFDQDKNLSVAYLAYKEAETAFREGDQDKVKDFSEWIEKRYGSNTEIMGLVASLGARNQNNTAKIDLRYIGVALPLSGDLKGLGERALAGIDVALEEMSQDPNKKYRLEIKDTKGNPANGAFAVKDLIETNNVAAVIGGLTTAEATKEYLEAKKYGVVFISLSKVLLPKEEKNHLLIEIPGSIESQVNTLFSERMLAKIGKRPAIMYPKTDIGEAYANEFWRQSKKYNLDVTGLISFDPNQTDYRDPVKNILGIKFNREREEELAIVNDIAHLESKKSIKRVQNLQPQIDFDWVFVPALPREVVQLLPNYNYFDAFNLNYVGVPSWRSELMVNEGYRYGNVYFMDEPISGTETPFTQKFFQKFKKQPNIVETIAYDSLRILFDVIEADSSYQTRQDLDLALIKKENLKSESGSWKLSDDIWMKDMSTFRIKREGIEAVVN; this comes from the coding sequence GTGAAAAGTGTTTTTGTTTTGATGGCCTTTCTTTTTGTTACTTCATGTTCAGGGGTGAGTATGATCACACCGGAAAGAAAAGTGGCAGACAATGTTGATACTTCTAAATTATACCACCAGGATTTCCTGCAAAAAATCAATGCAGCTAAAGAAAAAGTGCGCCAAGGGAAAAACGACCTCGCTCTTAAAGATGTAGCAGCAATTAAAGAAGAAAAACTTTCAAATGCTGAGAAAGCAACGAAGAGAAACTTAACAGGTGTTATTAATTTCTCTCAAAAAAGGTATGAAGCTGCAGCTAAGAGTTTTGAAGAGGCGAGTGCTTTAGCCAAAGATGACCCGGCCTTAGATGCACAAATTTATCTCAACCTGGGAAGTGCTTACTATAAGATGAATCAAAATGAAAAAGCGCTTAATACGCTTTCTCAGGCAAATTACAAAAATCTTCAGGATACAGAAGCAAAAAAATTCCACCAACTTTACGCTCTTCTTTCTCAACAACTTGGAAAAAAAGAACAAAGCCTTTCGGCCCTTATCCGTTCACTTGAAGATAAAAAATCAATCAGCGAACTGACAACAGATCCAAGATACGGACAAGTTGAAGAGCAGTTTAAAAAACTTTCAAGCAGTGAGCGTGTACGTTTATTAGAAGAGTTCGATCAGGACAAAAACCTGAGTGTGGCCTATTTAGCCTATAAGGAAGCCGAGACTGCTTTCCGTGAAGGAGACCAGGACAAAGTTAAAGACTTCTCAGAATGGATTGAAAAACGTTATGGATCAAACACAGAGATTATGGGACTGGTGGCAAGCCTTGGAGCAAGAAACCAAAACAACACAGCAAAGATTGATCTCCGTTACATTGGTGTGGCCCTGCCTCTTTCTGGGGACCTAAAAGGCCTGGGAGAAAGAGCACTGGCGGGTATTGATGTGGCCCTTGAAGAAATGTCACAGGACCCAAACAAGAAATATCGTTTAGAAATCAAAGACACAAAAGGGAATCCGGCCAACGGAGCTTTTGCGGTTAAGGACTTAATTGAAACAAACAACGTTGCCGCTGTTATTGGTGGGCTAACAACAGCTGAAGCGACAAAAGAGTACCTGGAAGCTAAAAAATATGGCGTAGTCTTTATTTCGCTCTCAAAGGTTCTTCTGCCAAAAGAAGAAAAGAACCATCTTTTAATCGAGATCCCAGGCTCAATTGAATCGCAGGTGAATACACTTTTCTCTGAGAGAATGCTCGCAAAAATCGGTAAGCGTCCGGCGATCATGTATCCAAAGACGGATATCGGCGAAGCTTACGCGAACGAGTTCTGGAGACAATCAAAGAAATACAATTTAGACGTGACTGGTCTTATTTCTTTCGATCCAAATCAAACTGATTACCGCGACCCGGTTAAAAACATTCTGGGAATTAAGTTTAATCGTGAACGCGAAGAAGAGCTGGCGATTGTTAACGACATCGCTCACCTGGAGAGTAAAAAGAGCATTAAGCGCGTGCAGAATCTTCAGCCACAAATTGATTTTGACTGGGTATTTGTTCCGGCCCTTCCAAGAGAAGTGGTGCAGCTCCTGCCAAACTACAATTACTTTGATGCTTTCAACTTAAACTACGTAGGAGTGCCAAGCTGGAGGTCTGAGTTGATGGTGAACGAAGGTTACCGTTACGGAAATGTGTACTTCATGGATGAGCCAATCAGCGGAACTGAGACTCCATTTACACAGAAATTTTTCCAAAAATTTAAGAAGCAACCAAACATAGTAGAAACTATTGCCTATGACTCATTAAGAATATTGTTTGATGTTATTGAGGCGGACTCTTCTTATCAGACGCGACAAGATTTAGATTTAGCCCTCATTAAAAAGGAAAATTTAAAAAGTGAAAGTGGGTCGTGGAAACTCTCGGATGATATCTGGATGAAGGATATGAGCACTTTTAGAATTAAGAGAGAAGGAATTGAAGCTGTAGTAAATTAA
- the dnaJ gene encoding molecular chaperone DnaJ, with protein sequence MSNKRDYYEVLGVQKNSSKDEIKKAYRKMAMQYHPDKNPDNKEAEAKFKEASEAAEVLLDDDKKARYDQFGHAGMNGQGGFGGGGFQQGDFGDFGDIFGDIFGDMLGGRGRGRGGRRSTGRPGDDLQMGIDIDFSEAAFGTEKTISLTKNVKCDTCSGTGAKAGSSPTTCDYCNGHGEVRRQQGFFTVSSTCPKCNGSGQMIKDPCGTCHGQGKKKKKVDLQVKIPAGIDQGQRLKLSGEGDAGSNGGPNGDLYVVINIRQHEIFERDEFDVHCTVPISFSKAALGAEMEVPTLSGKVQLKIPAGTQSGVKMRLKGKGIQRLGGYGVGDQIVTVQVETPTKLSSEQKDLFQRLAEVEENSNPMSRGFFDKVKDLFQ encoded by the coding sequence ATGAGCAATAAACGCGATTATTACGAGGTTCTTGGGGTCCAGAAGAACTCTAGTAAGGATGAAATCAAAAAGGCCTATCGCAAGATGGCTATGCAGTATCACCCTGATAAAAACCCGGACAACAAGGAAGCTGAAGCAAAGTTCAAAGAGGCTTCAGAAGCTGCAGAAGTTCTTTTAGATGATGATAAAAAAGCGCGCTATGATCAATTCGGTCATGCCGGCATGAACGGACAAGGCGGATTTGGCGGCGGCGGATTCCAGCAGGGAGACTTTGGGGATTTTGGCGATATTTTCGGCGACATCTTTGGAGATATGCTTGGTGGGCGCGGTAGAGGCCGCGGAGGCAGAAGATCAACAGGACGCCCTGGTGACGATCTGCAAATGGGAATTGATATCGACTTTAGCGAAGCTGCTTTTGGTACAGAGAAAACCATTTCACTAACTAAAAACGTGAAGTGTGACACTTGTAGCGGAACGGGAGCAAAGGCCGGATCATCTCCTACGACTTGTGATTACTGTAATGGTCACGGAGAAGTTCGCCGTCAACAAGGCTTCTTCACTGTTTCATCGACATGTCCAAAATGTAATGGTTCAGGTCAGATGATTAAAGATCCATGTGGTACTTGTCACGGTCAAGGTAAGAAGAAAAAGAAAGTCGATCTACAAGTGAAAATCCCGGCGGGAATTGACCAAGGTCAGCGCTTAAAACTTTCAGGTGAAGGTGATGCTGGATCTAATGGTGGACCAAATGGAGACTTGTACGTAGTGATCAATATTCGTCAGCACGAAATTTTCGAGCGCGATGAGTTCGACGTCCACTGTACAGTGCCTATCAGCTTCTCGAAAGCTGCATTGGGTGCGGAAATGGAAGTTCCGACACTATCCGGGAAAGTTCAATTGAAAATCCCTGCAGGAACTCAATCGGGCGTAAAAATGCGTCTCAAAGGAAAGGGAATCCAGAGACTAGGCGGATACGGAGTGGGTGACCAGATCGTAACTGTTCAAGTTGAAACTCCAACTAAACTCTCAAGCGAACAAAAGGATTTATTCCAGCGCTTAGCAGAAGTTGAAGAGAATTCTAATCCGATGAGCCGTGGGTTTTTTGATAAAGTAAAAGACTTATTTCAATAA